The Oncorhynchus clarkii lewisi isolate Uvic-CL-2024 chromosome 29, UVic_Ocla_1.0, whole genome shotgun sequence genome contains a region encoding:
- the LOC139387779 gene encoding keratin-associated protein 12-2-like, protein MCLCVCVSLCVCVSVCVRVSVCVTICVCVCVCVCVCVCVCVCVCVCVCVRMCVCVCACVCVCACVFVCVCLCVCACVCVLVCMHLYVCTCVCVSMCVCVCVNSNKCLCLPLSVSLSVCLPVCLSPCLSVSLSVSLSVCLSVCLSVCLSVCLSLSVCLCLCLCLSLSLSVSVSLCLCLCLCLCLSLCLSLCLCLSLSLSLSLPLSLCLSLSLSASASLSLSLSLCLSLSLSLPLCLSLSRFLSLSRFLSLSRSLSLSLSLSLSLKLIVSC, encoded by the exons atgtgtctctgtgtgtgtgtgtctctgtgtgtgtgtgtctctgtgtgtgtgcgtgtctctgtgtgtgtcac catatgtgtgtgtgtgtgtgtgtgtgtgtgtgtgtgtgtgtgtgtgtgtgtgtgtgtgtgtgtgtgtgtgtgtgtgcgcatgtgtgtgtgtgtgtgcgcatgtgtgtgtgtgtgcgcatgtgtgtttgtttgtgtgtgtttgtgtgtgtgcgcatgtgtgtgtgtgcttgtgtgcatgcatttgtatgtgtgtacgtgtgtttgtgtgagcatgtgtgtgtgtgtgtgtgttaacagcaATAAGTG tctctgtctccctctctctgtctccctgtctgtctgtctccctgtctgtctgtctccctgtctgtctgtctccctgtctgtctccctgtctgtctgtctctctgtctgtctgtctgtctgtctgtctgtctgtc tctctctctctgtctgtctctgtctctgtctctgtctgtctctgtctctctctgtctctgtctctctctgtctctgtctctgtctctgtctctgtctctctctctgtctctctctctgtctctgtctctctctgtctctgtctctctctctgcctctctctctctgcctctctctctctctctctgcctctgcctctctctctctctctctctctctctgcctctctctctctctctctctgcctctctgtctctctctctctcgctttctctctctctctcgctttctctctctctctcgctctctctctctctctctctcgctctctctctctctaaaactcaTTGTATCCTGTTGA